CCGCCCGCAAAGCCCCACCACAGCCCCAGCAGCATCGCCGCCGCGACCACCACGATCACCGCCCAGGCCAGCCGGTCGCCCGCCTCGCGCGGGCCCGGCGGCGGGCGCCAGCCCTCGCGCTCCAGCTGCCGCATCGCCTCGTCGCGCGCATGCTCGCCGATCCAGTCCCACAACGCCCCACCGGGCCCGATTTGCTCTTGTCGTGCCATGGGTGCATGGTTGACCACCAAGGTTCACGAGCCCTTGGCAAACAGGGTTAAGGCGAATGCAGCCGCGCCTGTCCGCTCGGGACACACGCCGATGCTGCCAATGGCCATGGTTAACGCGGCGCGGTGCGGCACCGTCTATTCTATTTACCGCGCGTTAAACGGAGTGAATTAAACGCAGAATTGAACCCAGCCATGACCGTTCGCTTCCGGGGGGAAAAGCGCCATGTCCATGTCGACCTATATGCTCATCATTCTCGTCATCGGCCCGATGTTGCTCGCACTCGCCGACCTGTTCGGGCTCCTGCCGCGCCGCCAGCGCCGCCGCGGTCCCGAGGCCAACGACAACCACCCGCGCGTCCGCTTCGCCCTGCCCTTTCGCCAGCGCCGCTAGCGCTCGATCGGATCCCCCGGCCGCGGCGCCTTTCGCCGGGCGTCATAGGCATCGACAAAGGCCTTGGCCTCCTTCAGCCCGCAGCCGGTGTCGATCCGCACCGTGCGGATCGCCCCGATCGTCTCGCCGCGCCGCAGCTGCTCCTCCATCGTCCGGCGCGCCGCCGGCGTGATGTCGCCGGGAATGCGCGCCGGCGCCGTCCGGTCCACCCCGGCAGGGTCGCCCGCCACCATGCTGCGCCGCCCGAGGTAGAAACCCAGCACCACGCTCGCCAGCATCAGGAAAATCGTCTTCAACATCGCCCGCCCCTTCAGCCCCTGCTTGCTGCGGAGTCTAGCGGGGATGCGCTCACGCCGCCAGCGCGCCCGTCCGCCCGAGCCCCTGCCGCTTGCCCGCCTGCCAGCCGAGCCAGCTCGACGCCGCACCGATCGCGAAGCCAATGCCGATCATGGTCGCGGTCGGCACCAGCGCCAACGCGCGCACCAGCCCGCCGCCAAAACCGCTCCCCACGCCCGCACCGTAATAGAGAGCAGCCATCAACAGCATCTGCGCACCGATGAACCCCGCGGCGACGAGGAAGGCGTTGGAGCGAGCGCGGGCCCGCCACCACAGCGCCAGCGCCAGCAGGACCATCAGCGCATCGCTGACAAGGATGCCGACCATCGCCTGGCCGACATGCTGCGGCCCCTCGATGAGGAACCCCGGCACGTGCAGGTTGAGCGCGCGTCCTGCCGGGCTCTCGAACAGGATCATCGGCGTGCCGAGCATATAGGCCGCATGCGACCACACCTTCCGCCGCTGGCTGAGCGCACGATAGTAGAGCGTGACATAGGCCGCCGCGGCGATGCCGAGTCCGAACAGGAAGGCGGGGCCGTAGGTCGGCAGGAGGAAACCTTCGCCCGCGTCATAGGCCTTGGCATTGATCGCCTCGACCGCGAACAGCCCGGCGATGAGGAAAGGGAAAAGCGTCAGGCTCGCCTTGCCCGCCATGCGATGCCAGCCCCACGACTTGCGATGCGCGGTCCAGCTCTGCGTCGCCACGAGGATCACCCACAGGCTCGACACGAGGCCATGGAAATGATGCTCCCAGCGCGCACTCGAAGCGACCGACCAATAGCTCGGCCAAAAACCGATGAGGATCACTCCCATGCAGGCCAGCACTCACCAATGCGCGTGACGATAAGGCATGATGTCCCCCTTCATCCAATCAGGACAAGGGTTAATATAAGTTGTCTTTAGTGGCGAGGCCCGGTGCCTTGATCGTCATGCTCGATCGGGCCGATCAGGCCGAAATCCTCTTCGAGCGGCGGATGGCCAAGCGCGGGCCAGTCGACAGCCTCTTCGGGCACCTTCGTGTCGGGCAAGCGGTCCAAGAGGTCGCGGATCAGCGTCAGTCGGCCCTGCTTCTGATCGTTGAAATCGACCACCGTCCACGGCGCATGGTCGCGATGCGTCTTGGCGAACATCGCCTCGCGCGCGGCGGTATAGTCGGCATAACGCGTGCGCGCGGCGACATCGATCGGCGACAGCTTCCAGCGCTTCAACGGGTCGGCGAGCCGCTCGGCAAAGCGCTCCTCCTGCTTCTCTTGGCTGGCCGACAGCCAATATTTGAACAGGCGGATACCGTCCTCGACGAGCATCTTCTCGAAGCGTGGGACGGCGTCGAGGAAGGCATCGACCTGTTCCTCGCTGGCAAAGCCCATCACCCGCTCGACCCCGGCGCGATTGTACCAGCTGCGGTCGAACAGCACGATCTCGCCGGCGCTGGGAAGGTGCGCGACGTAGCGCTGGAAATACCATTGGCTGCGCTCGTCCTCCGACGGCTTGCCGAGCGCGACGACACGGCACTGGCGCGGATTGATGTGACGGCTGATGGCGCGGATCGTGCCGCCCTTGCCCGCCGTGTCGCGCCCCTCGAGCAGCACGACGATGCGCTCGCCCGTGGCGGCGGCCCAATGCGCCATCTGCACGAGCTCATGCTCGAGCGGTTCGAGCGCGCGGCGATACTCCTTCCCCTTCATCGCGCCAGCCTAGGCTCGCGGCCCCACATTGCAACAGGCGCTCTTTCGTGTATCAGTCAAACAATACACCTAGGAGAAACGCATGTCGCTTACCCTTCTGCCCGCCGTCGCCCTGGCGCTCGCCGCTGCCCCGATGCCCGAGGGAGACGCGCTCACCAGCACGATCGAAACGCTCGACGCCAAATTGTTCTGGAACGCCTTCGAGGGCTGCGACCCCGATGCGGTCGCGCCACTGATCGATGCGGACTATCGCATGGTCCATGATCTCGTCGGTATCGCCGCCGACAATCGCGAGGACTTCATCGCGGGCATGCGCCGCAACTGCGAAGGTCGCGCGCCGGGGAGCGCCAATGCAGGCTATAAGAACCGCCGCCTCCTTACCCCGGGATCACGCACCATCACGCCCCTCGGCGACTGGGGCGCGCTCGAGGAGGCGCACCACCAATTCTACGAACGTCACGACGGCGAGTGGCAGTTGACGGGGGGCGGGCGCTACCTGCACATCTGGCGCTGGACCGGCGACACGTTCGTGCTCAACGAGACGCTGAGCCTCGATCACGGTCCCGCGCCCGCCTATCCGCCGCAGGAGTAGCAGATGCCGATCACCGCCCCCGCCTTGGGCCTCGCCCTCGTCCTCGCGCAGCCGACCGATTGGCCGACCGGGCCGATCATCGATGATTTCGGCCCGCATGCGGCCGTCGAGGGCGCGGCGCCGCTGCCGCCGGGCCTCATCCTCGCCCATGCGTTCGACAGCGCCGAGCTGGCCGAGGATCATCGCAATCGCACGTTGGGAAGTGTCGCGCGCTTCATCAACATGCATGGCGCCGCCGGCGTGCCCGCCGCCGATATCCGACCCGCCGTGGTGATCCACGGCGCGGCGGTCTTCTCGGTCGTGTCGGACGCGCGTTTCGAGGCGCAGCACGGCCATGAGGCGAACCCCAATCGCGCATTGGTCGAGGCGCTGCTCGGCGCGGGGACGCGGATCATCGTCTGCGGCCAGTCGGCAGCGGCGCAGGATGTCGATACGTCCGACCTCATGCCGGGGGTGGAGATGGCGCTGTCGGCGATGACCGCCCATGCACTGCTGCAACGCGAGGGCTACACGCTCAATCCCTTCTGATCAGCAGTCCATTTGACTCGCATTATTCGCGAAATGTTCATCATTTTGTGTTTACAGGAGAGTCAGCAAGACGAGAGGAGACCGGACCCATGAAGACGACTGCCACTGCCAGCCTGATCGCCGGAAGCGTCGCCTTCGTCCTGACCCGCGTCCTGCGCAGCGCGCTCGCGGCCCCGGATGCCCCGACCCGCTTTGCCGATGCCGAGGAAAGCCCTCACGTCCGCGCCGCCCGCGTGGTCGCCTGAAGCCGCGCTTACGCGCACCAATTCTCGCGCGTGCCGCCGTCATAGGGCCGCGCCAAGCCCTTGGCGATCAAGACCTCGCCGACATCCTCGCCGCCGCGTTCCAGCCGCGCCAACCGCCGTCCGTAGCGATCGCGCTGGTCGGCCTGGTAGACGATGTCGAAGGGGCCACTGTTGACCCAGCGCTGGAGTTCGGCGCGCGCCTGCACCGCAAGCTCGCGCTCGCGCTCGCACTGGGGCTGCCCGATTTCCGGCGTGTCATAGCCGATGACCCTGAGCGGGGCGCCGCCAGCCAGCCGAATGCTGTCCCCATCCGAGATGCAGGCCGTATCCGCGCCCGATTCCACGCATAGCGGAAAGCGTCCCGCCATGACGGGCCGGTCGCGATGATCCTCGATCACCCGGACCGGGTCGTGACTCAGCCATGCCGCCACCGCGAAGGCCCCTGAGAGAAGCAACAGCCGCCAAATTCCCGTGCGACGGCGCCGCCCCCGACGAACGGGTCTTTTTGGCTGACGAAATTTGACGATGCGGGCCATGGATACAGGAATCGTTAACCATCTTGCGGTAGAACAAGGAATTGAAAGCGACGGCTTTCTTCATGATGTTCCCTATGATCTCGGGGCTGGGTCGCCAAGCGATCCGGCCCCATTTTTTTGCCTCACTTGCGGGCAAGCTCGATTGACGTGCCCGGCAGGCCGAGTCATGCGATGCGCATGCGCTTTTTCTCCGACAATGCCGCCCCCGCCTGCCCTGCCGTGATGGAGGCCTTGGTCGCCGCCAACCGGCAGGACACGGCCTATGATGGCGATCAATGGTCGCAGAGGATGGACGCGGCCTTCTCGGAGGTTTTCGAGACCGACGTCGCCGCCATCTGGGTGTCGACCGGCACCGCCGCCAATTGCCTCGCGCTTGCCGCGCTGTGCCCGCCCTGGGGCTCGATCCTGACGCACCGCATGGCGCACATCGAACAGGACGAGGCAGGCGCACCGGGTTTCTTCACGCATGGCGCGAAGCTGCATCTGCTCGACGGTCCCGGTGCCAAGATTGCGCCCGAGGCGATCGACAGGGCGCTTGCAAGCATTCGTAAGGACGTCCATCAGGTCCAGCCCGCCTGCCTGTCGGTCACCAACGCCACCGAATATGGTCTCGCCTACGGCCGCGCCGAAATGGCGGCGCTGGGCGCCAAAGCCAGGGAGCATGGCCTCCGCTTTCATGTCGATGGGGCGCGCTTTGCCAATGCGGTCGTCTCGACCGGCTGCTCGCCCGCCGAGCTGACGTGGAAGGCGGGGGTCGATGCGCTGTCCTTCGGCTTCATCAAGAATGGCGGGATGAGCGCCGAGGCGCTGATCCTGTTCGACCCCGACCTTGCCGATGACATCAAGGTGATGAAGAAGCGGTCGGGGCATTTGCACAGCAAGGGCCGCTTTTCCGCCGCGCAGATCCTCGCGATGCTCGAGGATGAAATCTGGGTCGCCAATGCCCGCAATGCCAACAAGGCGGCGCAGATCCTCGCCGCGGCCTGCGGGGATCGCCTCGTCTATCCGGTCGAGGCCAATGAGCTGTTCGTGAAGATGACGCCCGAGGAGGCCGCCAGCCTGCGAGGCCAGGGCTTCGACTTCTACGACTGGGCGGCGGGCGAGGTGCGCTTCGTCACCAGCTGGGACCAGGACATGGACGCGGTGAAGACCTTCGCCGAGGCGATCGCGGCCCTATGAGCCTGCCCACCGATGGCCTCAGGCAGGTCGCGCTGCCCTTCACCATCTTCACGCTGATCTGGGGATCGACCTGGATCGTCATCAAGGACCAGTTGGGCGTGGTGCCCGCGCCCTGGTCGGTGACCTATCGCTTCGTCATCGCGGCCGCCGGCATGGCGCTGGTGGCGAAGTGGAAGGGCGAGAGCCTGAAACCCACGCCGGGCTTCCTCGGCGCCGCCGCGATCGTCGGGCTGAGCCAGTTCTGCTTCAACTTCAACGGCGTCTATGCCGCAGAGCATCACATCACCTCGGGGCTGGTGGCGACCGTCTTTGCGCTCCTCATGCTGCCCAACGCCCTGCTAGGCTGGTGGTGGCTCGGCCAGCGCCCCAATGCGCGCTTCCTCCTCGCCACGCTGGTCGCGGTGGGGGGGATCGGCCTCCTCTTCCTCCACGAACTGCGCGAGCGCCCCGACCTCACGCTCACGGCGTTGATGATCGGGGTCGGCTGGACCGTTTTCGCGCTGCTCGCTGCGGCGGTCAGCAACGTCTACCAGGCGCGCGAGGAAGTGAAACGCTTCCCCCTCTTTTCGCTGCTCGCCTGGGCGATGGCGATCGGCGCGGTGGCCGACGGGATCATCGCCTACGCCCTGCACGGCGCGCCGACGGTGGAATGGCGCTGGGGCTACCTCGCCGGGCTCCTGTGGCTCGCGCTGGCCGCCAGCGTCGTCTGCTTTTCGCTCTATTATCCCGTCGTGCGGCGGATCGGGCCGGGCAAGGCGGCCTATTCCTCCGCCATGGTGCCGATCGTCGCCATGGCACTCTCGACCCTGTTCGAGGGTTTCCGCTGGACAAGCCTGAGCCTTGCCGGCGCGGGGGTGGCGCTTTTGGGCCTCGTCCTCGCGCTTTGGTCGCGCCAGCGCCCGATGAAAGTGACTAACCCCGACGCGGGGTAAGATTAGAAACGGAGTTTCCACCATGGCCGATGCACGCATGAACCCCGAGGCGCCACCTGCGCCCGAGCATGCCGCGATCTATCGCAAGGATTATCAGCCGCCGGCATGGTGGGTTCGTCATGTCGATCTCGACATGGACCTTGAGCCGACGAAGGCACGCGTGCGCGCCACGCTCGATGTCGAGAATAACAGCGGCGGACCGCTCCGGCTCGCGGGCGATGGGTTGAAACCGCTCACCGTGCAGGTCGACGGGCAGGATGCTCGCTGGACACTCGATGGCGACGATCTGGTCGTCGAATTGTCCGGCGACAAGCATGAGGTCGTCACCACGGTCGAATTCGACCCCAGCGCCAATACGCAGCTGATGGGCCTCTACGCCTCGGGCGGCCTCCTGTGCACGCAGTGCGAGAGCGAGGGTTTTCGCCGCATCACCTTCCACCCCGACCGCCCCGACGTGCTGTCGACCTATTCGGTCACCATGCATGCCGATGCAAAGGCCTTCCCCATCCTGCTCGCCAACGGCAACAAGGTTGCAGAGGGCCAAGGCGAGGACGGGCGGCACTGGGCACGGTGGGAGGATCCGCATCCCAAGCCGAGCTATCTGTTCGCGATGGTGGCGGGCGACCTGTCGGCCAATTCGGACAGCTTCACGACGATGGGCGGGCGCAAGGTCGAATTGAACATCTGGGTGCGCGAGAAGGATTTGCCGCTCACGCAGCACGCCATGAAGGCATTGAAGGATTCGATGAAGTGGGACGAGGAGGTCTATGGCCGCGAATATGACCTCGACCTGTTCAACATCGTCGCCGTCGACGATTTCAACTTCGGCGCGATGGAGAATAAGGGTCTCAATATCTTCAACTCGCGCTACATCCTCGCCGATGCCGAGACCGCGACCGACGCGGATTTCGATGCCATCGCGGGCGTCGTTGCACACGAATATTTCCACAATTGGTCGGGCAATCGCGTCACCTGCCGCGACTGGTTCCAACTGTCGCTAAAGGAAGGCTTCACCGTCTTCCGCGATCAGTGCTTTTCGCAAGACATGAACTCGGAGGCCGTGAAGCGCATCGAGGACGTGCGCCTCTTGCGCGCCATCCAGTTCCCCGAGGACAATGGCCCGCTCGCCCATCCGGTGCGCCCCGAAAGCTATATCGAGATCACCAACTTTTACACCGCGACCGTCTACAACAAGGGCGCGGAGGTAATCCGGATGATGCGCACCATCCTCGGGCCCGACAAATTCCGCGCCGGCTCCGACCTTTATTTCGAGCGCCATGACGGCGAGGCCGCGACCTGCGAAGATTTCGTGAAGGCGATGGAAGACGCCAGCGGCGTCGACCTCAGCCAGTTCCGCTTGTGGTACAGCCAGGCCGGCACGCCGCGGGTCAGCGCGCATCTCAGCCATGACAAGGCCGCCGGGCGCTGCACGTTGAAGCTCCAGCAGGACATTCCCGACACGCCGGGCCAGAGCGACAAGCAGCCGATGGCCATTCCGATCAAATTCGCGCTGCTCGACCCGCAGAATGGGGCCGAGGTCGGCGGCGGCGAACAGCTGCTCATGCTGACCGAGGCCGAACAGACGGTGGACTATGACGCCATCGGCGATGCCTGCCCGATCCTGTCGATCAACCGCGATTTCTCGGCGCCGATCGTGCTCAAGTCGGATCGTACCGATGACGAGCTGGCAGCGCTCGCCCGCGTCGACGGCAATGCCTTCGCCCGCTACGAAGCGCTGCAGGAGCTCGCCCTTCGTGCGATGCTTCCCGCGATCGAACAGGATGCCGCGCTCGACCCCACGCCGGTCATCGCCGCCATCGAGGCGACGCTGGGCGACGAGGCGCTCGACACCGCCTTCAAGGCCGAGGCGATCATGTTGCCGTCCGAAAGCATGATCGGCGAACGGCTCGAGCTGATCGATCCGGACAAGGTGCACGAGGTGCGCCGCGGGCTCGCAAATGCGATCGGCAAGGCGCTCGGGGCCCAGCTCGAGAACATCATCGCAGGCGACCGTC
The nucleotide sequence above comes from Sphingomicrobium arenosum. Encoded proteins:
- a CDS encoding ribosomal L7/L12 family protein yields the protein MLKTIFLMLASVVLGFYLGRRSMVAGDPAGVDRTAPARIPGDITPAARRTMEEQLRRGETIGAIRTVRIDTGCGLKEAKAFVDAYDARRKAPRPGDPIER
- the ppk2 gene encoding polyphosphate kinase 2, translated to MKGKEYRRALEPLEHELVQMAHWAAATGERIVVLLEGRDTAGKGGTIRAISRHINPRQCRVVALGKPSEDERSQWYFQRYVAHLPSAGEIVLFDRSWYNRAGVERVMGFASEEQVDAFLDAVPRFEKMLVEDGIRLFKYWLSASQEKQEERFAERLADPLKRWKLSPIDVAARTRYADYTAAREAMFAKTHRDHAPWTVVDFNDQKQGRLTLIRDLLDRLPDTKVPEEAVDWPALGHPPLEEDFGLIGPIEHDDQGTGPRH
- a CDS encoding nuclear transport factor 2 family protein, which encodes MSLTLLPAVALALAAAPMPEGDALTSTIETLDAKLFWNAFEGCDPDAVAPLIDADYRMVHDLVGIAADNREDFIAGMRRNCEGRAPGSANAGYKNRRLLTPGSRTITPLGDWGALEEAHHQFYERHDGEWQLTGGGRYLHIWRWTGDTFVLNETLSLDHGPAPAYPPQE
- a CDS encoding DsrE family protein translates to MPITAPALGLALVLAQPTDWPTGPIIDDFGPHAAVEGAAPLPPGLILAHAFDSAELAEDHRNRTLGSVARFINMHGAAGVPAADIRPAVVIHGAAVFSVVSDARFEAQHGHEANPNRALVEALLGAGTRIIVCGQSAAAQDVDTSDLMPGVEMALSAMTAHALLQREGYTLNPF
- a CDS encoding thermonuclease family protein; the encoded protein is MAAWLSHDPVRVIEDHRDRPVMAGRFPLCVESGADTACISDGDSIRLAGGAPLRVIGYDTPEIGQPQCERERELAVQARAELQRWVNSGPFDIVYQADQRDRYGRRLARLERGGEDVGEVLIAKGLARPYDGGTRENWCA
- a CDS encoding threonine aldolase family protein; this translates as MRFFSDNAAPACPAVMEALVAANRQDTAYDGDQWSQRMDAAFSEVFETDVAAIWVSTGTAANCLALAALCPPWGSILTHRMAHIEQDEAGAPGFFTHGAKLHLLDGPGAKIAPEAIDRALASIRKDVHQVQPACLSVTNATEYGLAYGRAEMAALGAKAREHGLRFHVDGARFANAVVSTGCSPAELTWKAGVDALSFGFIKNGGMSAEALILFDPDLADDIKVMKKRSGHLHSKGRFSAAQILAMLEDEIWVANARNANKAAQILAAACGDRLVYPVEANELFVKMTPEEAASLRGQGFDFYDWAAGEVRFVTSWDQDMDAVKTFAEAIAAL
- a CDS encoding DMT family transporter, producing the protein MSLPTDGLRQVALPFTIFTLIWGSTWIVIKDQLGVVPAPWSVTYRFVIAAAGMALVAKWKGESLKPTPGFLGAAAIVGLSQFCFNFNGVYAAEHHITSGLVATVFALLMLPNALLGWWWLGQRPNARFLLATLVAVGGIGLLFLHELRERPDLTLTALMIGVGWTVFALLAAAVSNVYQAREEVKRFPLFSLLAWAMAIGAVADGIIAYALHGAPTVEWRWGYLAGLLWLALAASVVCFSLYYPVVRRIGPGKAAYSSAMVPIVAMALSTLFEGFRWTSLSLAGAGVALLGLVLALWSRQRPMKVTNPDAG
- the pepN gene encoding aminopeptidase N; this translates as MADARMNPEAPPAPEHAAIYRKDYQPPAWWVRHVDLDMDLEPTKARVRATLDVENNSGGPLRLAGDGLKPLTVQVDGQDARWTLDGDDLVVELSGDKHEVVTTVEFDPSANTQLMGLYASGGLLCTQCESEGFRRITFHPDRPDVLSTYSVTMHADAKAFPILLANGNKVAEGQGEDGRHWARWEDPHPKPSYLFAMVAGDLSANSDSFTTMGGRKVELNIWVREKDLPLTQHAMKALKDSMKWDEEVYGREYDLDLFNIVAVDDFNFGAMENKGLNIFNSRYILADAETATDADFDAIAGVVAHEYFHNWSGNRVTCRDWFQLSLKEGFTVFRDQCFSQDMNSEAVKRIEDVRLLRAIQFPEDNGPLAHPVRPESYIEITNFYTATVYNKGAEVIRMMRTILGPDKFRAGSDLYFERHDGEAATCEDFVKAMEDASGVDLSQFRLWYSQAGTPRVSAHLSHDKAAGRCTLKLQQDIPDTPGQSDKQPMAIPIKFALLDPQNGAEVGGGEQLLMLTEAEQTVDYDAIGDACPILSINRDFSAPIVLKSDRTDDELAALARVDGNAFARYEALQELALRAMLPAIEQDAALDPTPVIAAIEATLGDEALDTAFKAEAIMLPSESMIGERLELIDPDKVHEVRRGLANAIGKALGAQLENIIAGDRPAGDDLSVEAKGRRALRNIALGYLASGDARKGAEAAKAQYDSATGMTERQAALAVLANLDAPERGAALDDFYARYKDNNLVLDKWFGIQARAERETTLDEVEALKAHPDFTLKNPNRLRSLMGNFTANQWVFHHASGRGYAMLADMIIEADKLNPQVAARLVPPLGRWKRFEPKRAEQMRAALRRVADAEGLSKDVFEQVSKSLG